In Nicotiana tabacum cultivar K326 chromosome 10, ASM71507v2, whole genome shotgun sequence, the DNA window aacgtaaaaatggctttattaaatcagtttggcaaaattgattaagttccttattcataagggttttagtatcgccaacgttaagttaatcggaatcatgtagctaaattcagttaaaacatgaattaattttgcgaatcaaaTATTAGGACaggatttgaattaaaacaaggttagttaaggttaaattatttaatttttagaaatacggtttagtaatcaagattatctctaattttcagtatttgtaaataattaatttcaatagctcaagtcatctaacaatataatttttattactttctgttaatatttgtttttctcttctatttaatatgttatttttaagaatgtagagattgattttatatttatagacaaacttagtaataataaaaatgtagtcattaaaggattttcttaaaataaggaaggatttcgctaaaaataaatagatgtaaacaatacaaaaatttgcaggattctccaatctcatttatttatttaattatttaaaaaaaatatacttagaatttgggatagattgtttagtgaatttcacttccttcctcaaagataatgacgcgctagactctttaggcgcgatttaattaattttaccttcttaaactcggatgcgcatttcatgcgacccaaatttaaatcctaaaacattgaataaaaatgtgttccggattgcgggtgcatttcatgtgacgtaatccaaagacatgttttaaacgatgttcacatttttaaaaaatatatatataataataaaagcggtaaagagttaaaatttgcacataagttcatatttgtataaaaatcagataatcaagccgaatatgacagttgagcaaccgtgctagaaccacggaattcgggaatgcctaacaccttctcccgggttaacagaattccttatccggatttctggtacgcagactgtaatatggagtcattcttttcctcgattcgggattaaaattggtgacttgggacaccctaaatctcccaagtggcgactctgaaataaataaacaaatcccgtttcaattgtcctttaattggaaaaaactcctacgcccttcgcggggacggaaaaaggaggtgtgacaaacggTCAAGTGAGTCGTGAAAGCTCTGGTCCTCCTCATTTTCTTCTTCGCCTCTGGTTTTACTCATCgatatatttcattgtattcactgtctttttttcattgtattttaatgtatcccgctgtattttacggatttcattgtattcactgtctcgttaTATGCcatgaatatattcatatatatttttttaattaatataatttatgtattcagatgtattatataatttctctgaagattgctatgtttttggggtatttttcggttgagaatttttttataactgaaaatacaaaatttgtgtgttataattgagtttgttgagttatattaggagtttaTTATGTTAATTCATttactttccgtttaaaaacactGTAATCCCGTGTTTCacgtcgtgaatacagtcgaatacaataatctgtccagttATAATCCATGTTTcgcgccatgaatacagtcgaatacactcgaatacaacaactgattagttggacttccctgattcacgcctatttttgctactgtattcatgaatacaataacttaaatatatataatacatcttataacaacagaaaacgtatctataattcgtaatataacaaatgatatctatagatagctaattaccactaaagataatgctttatgaaaatttctcaatAAATAAAGCAGTAGTCTTGTCAGTCCGACAAAATTATTAAACAATTGAATAGCACAAATAAGATTTGCCAACCCAACAAGACTTCTAAGAATTTAACTAGATAGGTAAAGTGAATAGTATCAAATCTAGTGGGTCCGACGATACgtttttgtatttctatgaacAGCTATGtacatttttttttctattcacTCATGATCTGGCCTGGTCAACCCAATCATGATATTGAAGGAGGGGACCTTTTCTCGAAAAAAAAATTCTTGCAACTACGAAAACCACAACACAAGCACCCCTTTTTCATTCATTCTATCTAAAGCATCATCAACTGGAGAAGAAAGATGAAGATTCCGCTGAAAATGTCGAAGATTTAGAAGAAAGATACGATCGAATATGATTAAGACGAATATGTCGAACACATGCAAAAATTATTCAATCCTGCAAAATTTATGAACAACTTAACAGGATAGATAAAATGACGATTGTATCAAAGTTATGTACACCTAGCATAACTTGTCAATTAGGCAATATTTGTCAATCTGGCAAGACTTGTGAACAAATTAACAACATAGATAGAATGAAGATTGCACTAAAGTTATGTAGCCCGAACATAACTTCTCTTCGTAAACATTTTTGGAGAAAAAATAACATAGACTTAGATCACATTAACCTCCAATCTTTTTTCTACTTTTACAGGATATATTTGAAAGTACTCAATATTCTTAACTCTCAAAACTTTAAtgtaaaaatacaaaaagaatcTGTTTTACTTGCAcctaagaaagaaagaaaattaagcTAACGTTTGACATAGATctgattaaaacttgaaaagtgAGTTTTTTGAAGAAGAGATGAAAAATGATTTTTGAAAGTtggtgtttggacatgcattttacttgaaaagaaGTTGAAGTTTTATGAGTAAAAACTTGAAAAACtacatttttgggatttgaagactttattttcaaaatcagccaaaaaatagttaaaatttaTTAACAAACAGATATTTgaaaacaaattttgaaaaaagaaactCCCAAATTTTTTGGTCAAACGGGAGCAAATCAGGTCACATAACTCTGTAAGCTAAGATAATGATTCAGTAATTAATTATATCACATCATAAATGAAGCAGGTCCATATAAGGAAGTATGCAGAAATGGCAGAAAATTTTGCATGCATGTATACCTATATATTATGTAATTAGTACAAATACAattttatgcatattaatattaataaattGATCAAACAATGCAGTGCACATATCTAGCAAACTGGAATAAAAAGGGCAGCCTGATGTACTAAGTTTCCGCTATGTGCGGGGTTCGAGGAATGTACTAAGTTTCCGCTATGTGCGGGGTTCGAAGAAGGGCCGGACCATaagagtctattgtacgcagccttaccctgcatttgtgcaagagactgtttccacagctcgaacccgtgacctcctggtcacatggcagcaacttcaCCGGTGCACATAACCTAGCAAACTGGAATATAGATCAGTAATAATATCAAGAACCAAACGAAGCAGCACCAACAAAGGAGGTATTCAAACACCTGCCGAAAATATCCATAAGAATCAAATTTGTTGGATATCAAACACTCAAACCAATATGAGTATCAAGTTATGCTTAGCTTCGAGGTCTCGCTAAACTTATTATCACTGAAAAGcaagtaaaaaataaaagatcAAAGACCATTGTTTTCTCTATCCGAGAACGGTTCCTTATTTTTAAGTTTCGCTCAACTCTCTTGAGCTCTGTCAAACAACAAGATGCAGAACGACACCACAAGTCAGTTCACCCAACCCGAACTAAACTGATTAGTTGCAGCCGAGTGAACATGGAATGCACGGATTCTCAAGGTATCATAGCGAGCCTCCTGCAAATGGGGCAAGAGTTCTCGATCTTGATCCAGTCTTTGATGCAATTAATATGGTATACGTGGCCACAATCAATTTTTGCAAGTTCTTCCCCGTGCCAATACTCATCCTAAGACACGCATGACCAAAAAAAGAAGTTGGAATCAGACTTACATAAGCTTACGgactttgtggggggggggggggggttgtgaATTTTAGATTAGGTGTCCCTTACCAAGCATATGCAGCACTGTTCCTCGCTCTCAAGACATGTTGACGAGTCGTACTTATGCAGCTTAATGTATACCGGAAAAGTTGTGTGCCTCAATGCAGCAATAACATTTCTCATATGCTCGTAGAGTTCCAATTCCATTAAGAGCTAAAAGATAAAACACTATTTGGATATTATCCATTCAAGGAAGATTTAAATTATGCTGTATATAACACTAAATTATCTGTTTCCGAAGCATTACCTCATTGTCAATAGTAGGATCCTGCCCATCATTTTCACCTTCCTCTTCTTCCAGTTCACCTTCACTTTCCTGAAATGTTGAAATCACTTAGGGGCAGACTCCTTGAACACCATACCGGCTAAAAACTTAAAGGGCAGtacggtgcactaagctcccgctatgcgcgggtctggggaagggccggaccgcaagggtctattgtacgcaaccttaccctgcatttctgcaagaggctatttccacggctcgaacccgtgacctcctcaTCACATGgaaacaactttaccagttacgctaaGGCTCCCCTTCACCGGCTGAAAAATTGCATGACAAATATATAAGAGCAGAAGATTCTAGCCTTAGCTTTTGGTTATACCAAAGTGAGGAGGAAATCTATGACAtgctttctttgtttattttctattttataaCGAGCAACGAACTCTTAATTGTGTTAAAATTGCTCTTATCCTGGTATAGACAGTAGGTAGAGAATGGAACTGCTCTTACATAATCAAGCAACAGAAGTTACTAAAGGTGTGCACATGAAATGAAGCTCAACTGAGAAGTCACATCATCCCTCAAATAGACATAAATTCACAAAATTCTTGATTTGAGTATAAAGGACTGGCGTTGGCATTCCAGTTCCTCTAGGTCAGGGTAGAACACCATCTTCGtctataatttatgtattttttttctaaGCAACAAATATATAAACTACTTAAAAGTGTAGGATTAAGTTTCAAATCAAGCGTTATGTAAGGAATTACAAAAGAAATTCTTTCAACAAAGACGTGAATTAGGAAGGATTGGTCGACGAAATATGAACCGAAGACTGAACCTTGATATACCCCAGAACAATACATTTTTGTTACCACGAGATATAGTTATATCGATAAGACATGGTAGAGATATTCGAGAGAAAATTTGGTCATCTCTAAATAATATAGAACCAAATTAAAAAACAGTACAACTGAAACCTTAGTAAAGAAACTTAACTGGAATCATGGTTTGTGTAGATGAATCGACCACATCTGCCGTTCTCTCTCCACCACCAGCATTAGCAGAAAGGAGCTCATGAGTATGTTCAAGCAAGGAATTCAATGTCGAGCTCCCAGACATCACTCTTTGACATACTAAGCAAAATTCAGCATGAGAAGAATGGTTTACATCCTCCTGGTTAGACACGAATTCAGCTGATGCTCGACCACTCTGTCCGAGTTCGACCTGCACTTCCTCGATATGGGACTGGATACTGCCATCTATTGGCATATTAGCAGGAGTTGAATTAGCACTAGCATTAAGAGTTCCACTGAAGGTCGAGTTTTCAGCATTAGAGTTGGAGCTCTCCATCTGAGGTGCAACTGGAAATCATTTGTTGTTAGTTAGAACGATTGGTTGAGATTTTGAAGTCCTCTTTACTAATAGAAGAGAGATAGCTCTGGGAAGAGCTTGAAAATTTCTTTTCAACAGAATTACCGAAATCTTTTCCTGGCCAAAAGATTATACCAATGGAAAAACTACAATGTACTGAAAGCACAGGTGTAAACTAAAAGACAAGAAGGGAGAAAATACTGAAAGCACAGGTGCGTAAACTAAAAGAGAAGAGGGAAGAACACCAAGCAAACCACCAGTACAGTAGGTGACAGGAaaaactacctcatcaaaagacaacaacaaacaacaaaccCGGTGTAATCCCATATAGCGGGGTCCGGTTGGCAGGGAGGGTTAGAGTGTACgcgaccttacccctaccttgtgaaagtagagaggctgtttctggtAGACCTTCGgctcaaagaaaaaggaaaagaagcagaaataacAATTGGTAACAACAACGGGAAAGGTGATAAGGTGATACAGAGATAGAATAACTGAAGCAAACGAACCAACAAATAGTAAAAGAAATCTGCAGATAAGAAGAAACGGTCATACAAGACTAATACTAATGCAACCGACATGAAAGGGAGATCTCACACCTATagactaaccttctaccctaatccccAACCTCCAGAACCGTCTACatttaagataaaatataaaggtAGATATAAAGTTAAGGAGTTACAATATGTGTAAGCTTTAGGCGTTTGATATAAGGAAATTGATCCCATACCCTCCCACAACAACAAAACTAGTGGATGCAAAACTATTGGGAGAACCTCAATTTTTTCACTAAACATGCATTCTCATTTAGCCGTTACTCCTTATTTTCCACTTCCTCCATCACTAAA includes these proteins:
- the LOC107763630 gene encoding uncharacterized protein LOC107763630 isoform X1, encoding MESSNSNAENSTFSGTLNASANSTPANMPIDGSIQSHIEEVQVELGQSGRASAEFVSNQEDVNHSSHAEFCLVCQRVMSGSSTLNSLLEHTHELLSANAGGGERTADVVDSSTQTMIPESEGELEEEEGENDGQDPTIDNELLMELELYEHMRNVIAALRHTTFPVYIKLHKYDSSTCLESEEQCCICLDEYWHGEELAKIDCGHVYHINCIKDWIKIENSCPICRRLAMIP